The following are from one region of the Leucoraja erinacea ecotype New England chromosome 35, Leri_hhj_1, whole genome shotgun sequence genome:
- the LOC129713142 gene encoding RNA/RNP complex-1-interacting phosphatase-like, whose amino-acid sequence MLRGGLVALVVRRAMSARPGSGGAPADGGGRRGHVPDRWQEYAALGQRLRGTRFIAFKVPLKKVFASCLLPGEVFTPMDLLNQIQEQSEELGKIIDLTFTKRYYDPEELPDGLHYEKIFTAGHEVPNAKNILSFKRAVKTFLLENMDNDKLIGVHCTHGINRTGYLICRYLIDVDGMDPRHAIDLFNRSRGYSIERQNYIQDLLQGPHRSNKGIELLGSCVAPEQMGRFRQQSVFTPRGRTNRGKYPPRNDFREFSHFACPPVQPADSYLARQRSREQGFGPRAVHHPALGNGHRAYSDSTGGWWDSSRTSCQSQSSWRSRQLPSDWEKNRPVNPWDGYQPPHGTRDTSERKSVSRGQVRLNTHRRWDN is encoded by the exons GTGGCAGGAGTACGCAGCACTCGGCCAGCGCCTCCGAGGGACCCGCTTCATCGCTTTCAAAGTTCCACTGAAGAAG GTGTTTGCAAGCTGCCTGCTGCCCGGTGAAGTCTTCACGCCGATGGATCTTTTGAACCAGATCCAGGAGCAGAGTGAGGAGCTGGGCAAGATCATTGACCTCACCTTCACAAAGCGTTACTACGACCCCGAG GAGCTGCCGGATGGTTTGCACTATGAGAAGATTTTCACCGCTGGCCACGAAGTACCCAATGCAAAAAACATTTTAAGTTTCAAACGAGCTGTGAAAACATTCctgttggagaacatggacaatg ATAAACTGATTGGAGTTCATTGCACTCACGGCATCAACAGAACTGGCTACCTCATATGCAG GTATCTGATTGATGTGGATGGGATGGACCCTCGACATGCAATCGACT TGTTCAATAGATCCCGTGGATATTCAATTGAAAGACAGAATTACATTCAGGATTTGTTGCAGGGACCACATCGAAG CAATAAAGGAATCGAATTGCTGGGTTCTTGCGTAGCCCCAGAACAGATGGGACGTTTCCGTCAGCAGTCTGTGTTCACACCACGAGGGAG AACAAATCGCGGAAAGTATCCACCAAGAAACGACTTCCGTGAATTCAGTCACTTTGCCTGCCCGCCTGTTCAGCCTGCTGATTCTTACTTGGCGAGGCAGCGTTCCAGAGAACAGGGGTTTGGACCCCGTGCTGTTCATCACCCGGCGCTGGGCAATGGACACAGGGCCTACTCTGACTCTACTGGCGGGTGGTGGGACTCGTCAAGGACGAGCTGTCAGTCACAGTCGTCGTGGCGTTCTCGTCAGCTACCATCTGACTGGGAGAAGAATCGGCCCGTGAACCCCTGGGACGGTTATCAGCCCCCTCACGGAACCAGGGACACCAGTGAACGGAAATCAGTCTCTCGAGGTCAGGTTAGGCTGAATACACATCGACGATGGGACAATTGA